From Parasphaerochaeta coccoides DSM 17374, a single genomic window includes:
- the tmk gene encoding dTMP kinase has protein sequence MEVSLLENWIVLEGLDGSGTTTQSERICHWLDELEVPVIPTCEPTGGPIGRLIRSFLRKEAVTTPLAIAGLYAADRDDHLHNPQTGLALHHKDSLIISDRYFYSSLAYQSVQVPFETVSMMNRYPHPRYLIYIDTPVEICLARMKKRGAAQELFEYKEYLEEVTSFYERAFSELPEEVKFLRVDGSMEIEDIFLHIKEFMQREPGIRAFFSTSTP, from the coding sequence ATGGAAGTTTCGCTACTGGAAAATTGGATTGTCCTGGAAGGTTTGGATGGTTCTGGAACCACGACACAAAGTGAACGTATCTGCCACTGGTTGGATGAACTGGAGGTCCCGGTCATCCCCACCTGCGAACCTACCGGCGGACCTATCGGCAGGCTTATCCGTTCCTTCCTGCGTAAAGAAGCCGTAACGACCCCGCTGGCGATTGCTGGTCTGTATGCCGCCGACCGGGACGACCACCTCCATAATCCACAGACCGGCTTGGCTCTCCATCACAAGGACTCACTGATTATCAGCGACAGGTATTTCTATTCTTCCCTTGCTTACCAGTCAGTTCAGGTTCCCTTTGAGACGGTGTCCATGATGAACCGCTACCCCCACCCACGATATCTTATATACATCGACACTCCGGTTGAAATCTGCCTTGCAAGGATGAAGAAGCGAGGCGCCGCCCAGGAGCTGTTCGAATACAAGGAATATCTGGAAGAAGTCACGTCATTCTACGAGAGAGCGTTCTCGGAGCTTCCGGAGGAAGTGAAGTTCCTTCGGGTAGACGGCAGCATGGAAATCGAAGATATTTTTCTCCACATCAAGGAATTCATGCAGCGGGAGCCTGGCATACGCGCCTTTTTCTCCACTTCCACGCCGTAG
- a CDS encoding translocation/assembly module TamB domain-containing protein gives MKYRQTFSSITTAILIFSVCFVISVLGVYFFNTGEVADPLATLVTKSSVSDGRLRVTYGYVKTTSSTVEMHEIIVAGNIDGQWMDFLTADSLRIDRSFPDLAGAFVSGHGALKLALESGTVTISPRIVSVIMDAFSAPRDDDRFTEMAESTVQIHKASLFSGLSLDALIKNFIANFMTNSFSLDLTDFNAIYTGDGVSAGLSSLDIGVEVAPSFTPREITFKAGETFLDASTISGFLRRLDAESITGGIRPDESGNGWVVYQTTDKPHLEFSEGEISSYGIEARLTMDSFAPDIISFTNELIGTISREQASLTGLLDDSIVQAGEPLETEWNLAVEFSNNDFLLDGSTAPYSFHLSEATTRASRSDVGLNIDVHGKGSVGDHETTGLSVDLPGTMYVSTEEFRFSALVSQSEKITIDGELAQTGISLDSSVYAVLEKIMGINFSSTREQIDILFFKEASAHVAGTSLNDMSALFLTDLTIKGENEQEPILGGTVSLSYETKEARQAWDVRLISFESSLLPSVMDASVIVDITGSHTYGDILISSSNGFFGRAGYRNENDSRTISARIDFTDFDLAPFADFLHGLIPASQGMIDDATSVAGSLRADAAFAGDSWVPDSGNVIYEISVVELGVGNRVMNIATSAAISLGNGIFTVDTFSLTTEGYRLVFSGWIPFDRRAVPVGRFAFKNITQDEDLVDIGIGVLGSDGYTLDILFPQIPELSIRGEVDLAGIGTLVGSGVLTAWEQKYPTDLFLDYRNLNARLSSAGLGMVTSLSGGEFFLGLDFSSFAVPSFGRPELSDRTVTVDGKMTFILPLNGFNWDFTADSLIVDNIPIGGRFGQFKANIAAVPMEFIFSDVFWKDDSHEPLSGYGMLRLGKKFPGLTLELVEDLELVVNLAASASDEVFIASLAGKNSGTDKPVIGGMIHAQGIDMERFTTAFPGVTFEFNALGTYSLGNAGTDVDAVLRFHKNELSEDGGMLSAVIKLDDSGILLSDVAYESENMSVALDGSIMPGQGHAQVAGNMQFLRETVMEPWISSFGFSSDIRFAPTFDNLPSLMATLFQGNVPADSVSAVINIKDAVLFSQEMLGSTTLSLSYENQILTLQGTGLTDKTTFSRIEGSYALDGEVIDVSVTPGTYPLGFKMRGHFGEEISLEIDELSAPLRLLTYLMAAPILVFHDGIATGKLLVYGPKDNVDVFGQFTADRLDLTSFWTPWTKASAKNPLVILSEGTLSSGKVPVIFTNMITGETAKGYTVFEADLGFRDYSILLGAEDALLPVSFPIPGLGLVISGNIRGALTFSGIPNGIAISGSGFVSDTTVDFELPDDLPAWYLRPSRTNLDLDLITERNVSFSFPNADNPILEANIQPGQNIKIHLDEIADEFSLTGSADIRSGTIYYFRKDFYITEGTLSFPERLSGSGTGFSPVIDLRAKIREYDSDGNAVDVFLILDKASLDNLNPRFESVPAKSSAEILQLMGENFLGSTTGAGDATLSSVASLAAAATDVFSRMGFFDIGTSFGLSRSIKQSLGLDMFSIRSNIVQNVFFDALSLSGYSVPSVASPMARYFDDTSLFFGKFLSNDLFLQGTIHLTARDQYETNARRIRFVNDDLWIDTELSLEWTTPLATFTIFTQPTELSLFGIWDTIGISVTKRLEW, from the coding sequence ATGAAATACAGACAGACATTTTCTTCCATTACGACGGCCATACTTATTTTCTCTGTCTGTTTTGTAATTTCTGTGCTCGGAGTGTATTTTTTCAACACTGGCGAAGTCGCCGATCCCTTGGCGACACTGGTAACCAAATCTTCTGTCAGCGACGGTCGCCTCCGCGTCACCTATGGATATGTCAAGACTACATCCTCAACCGTCGAGATGCATGAAATCATTGTCGCCGGGAATATCGATGGGCAGTGGATGGATTTCCTCACGGCCGATTCCCTGCGTATCGACAGATCTTTTCCCGATCTTGCGGGTGCTTTTGTTTCCGGTCACGGAGCGTTGAAGCTGGCGCTGGAATCCGGAACGGTTACGATTAGTCCGAGGATTGTATCGGTAATCATGGATGCATTCTCTGCTCCAAGGGATGACGACCGATTCACGGAAATGGCTGAAAGTACTGTTCAGATTCACAAGGCATCACTTTTCAGTGGATTGTCGCTTGATGCTCTCATTAAAAATTTCATTGCAAATTTCATGACCAATTCCTTCAGCCTCGACCTGACGGATTTTAATGCCATTTATACGGGAGACGGAGTTTCTGCCGGGCTTTCGTCACTTGATATCGGAGTTGAAGTGGCTCCGTCCTTTACACCAAGAGAAATCACATTCAAAGCAGGAGAAACATTCCTTGATGCCAGTACGATTTCAGGTTTTTTGCGCCGCCTTGATGCCGAAAGCATTACCGGAGGCATCAGGCCGGATGAATCAGGAAACGGATGGGTCGTATACCAGACAACTGATAAGCCTCATCTTGAGTTTTCAGAAGGAGAAATATCCTCGTATGGCATTGAAGCACGTTTGACAATGGATTCTTTTGCTCCGGACATCATATCCTTTACCAATGAGCTGATTGGAACCATTTCCAGGGAACAGGCATCCCTCACTGGGCTTCTCGATGATTCCATCGTACAGGCAGGAGAACCACTGGAAACTGAATGGAATCTAGCCGTGGAGTTTTCCAACAACGATTTTCTTCTTGATGGTTCAACGGCGCCATATTCCTTCCATCTTTCGGAAGCCACGACAAGAGCATCCCGAAGTGATGTCGGGTTGAATATTGATGTACATGGCAAAGGTTCTGTCGGAGACCATGAAACGACAGGTCTGTCCGTCGATTTACCTGGGACAATGTATGTTTCAACGGAGGAATTCCGGTTTTCAGCCTTGGTTTCCCAGTCAGAAAAAATAACCATAGATGGTGAACTCGCGCAGACGGGCATATCCTTGGATTCGAGTGTTTACGCTGTTCTGGAAAAAATCATGGGAATCAATTTTTCCTCCACACGCGAACAGATTGACATTCTTTTCTTCAAGGAGGCATCTGCCCATGTCGCGGGGACTTCCCTGAACGACATGTCTGCGCTTTTCTTGACGGATCTGACCATCAAAGGAGAAAATGAACAGGAGCCAATCCTTGGTGGTACGGTGTCGCTTTCCTATGAAACCAAGGAAGCAAGACAAGCATGGGATGTGCGCCTCATTTCGTTTGAAAGCAGCCTGCTTCCCAGCGTCATGGACGCCTCAGTCATCGTAGATATCACGGGTTCGCATACATATGGAGACATCCTGATTTCTTCAAGTAATGGATTTTTCGGTAGGGCAGGCTACAGGAATGAAAATGACTCACGAACCATATCCGCCCGGATTGATTTCACTGATTTCGACCTGGCTCCTTTTGCTGATTTTCTTCATGGACTTATTCCTGCAAGCCAAGGGATGATAGATGACGCGACTTCGGTGGCGGGAAGTCTTCGAGCTGATGCCGCATTTGCGGGGGATTCTTGGGTACCTGATTCTGGAAACGTAATCTATGAGATATCTGTTGTTGAACTCGGAGTCGGCAATCGCGTCATGAACATCGCCACGTCTGCCGCCATATCTCTTGGAAATGGAATATTCACCGTTGATACATTCTCCTTGACGACGGAAGGGTATCGCCTGGTGTTTTCCGGCTGGATACCTTTTGACCGGCGGGCTGTGCCGGTAGGCCGATTTGCTTTCAAGAATATTACGCAAGACGAAGATCTTGTCGATATTGGAATTGGGGTTTTAGGAAGTGATGGATATACGCTTGACATCCTTTTCCCGCAGATTCCGGAGCTTTCCATCCGGGGAGAAGTCGATCTTGCGGGAATCGGTACACTTGTCGGTTCTGGCGTACTTACTGCATGGGAACAGAAATATCCGACCGATCTTTTCCTTGACTATCGTAACCTCAATGCCCGGTTGAGCAGCGCTGGACTTGGAATGGTCACAAGCCTTTCAGGAGGCGAGTTTTTCCTGGGTCTGGATTTCAGCAGTTTTGCCGTGCCTTCATTCGGACGCCCGGAACTGTCCGATCGTACCGTCACTGTAGATGGCAAGATGACTTTCATCTTGCCGTTGAATGGTTTTAACTGGGATTTCACCGCTGACTCGTTGATCGTGGATAATATCCCCATTGGAGGGAGATTCGGACAGTTCAAAGCTAATATTGCTGCGGTTCCGATGGAATTTATTTTCTCGGATGTTTTCTGGAAAGACGATTCCCATGAACCGCTTTCTGGATATGGAATGTTGCGTCTTGGCAAAAAATTCCCTGGATTGACGCTGGAACTTGTCGAGGATCTTGAACTTGTCGTGAATCTTGCGGCTTCTGCGAGTGATGAGGTGTTCATTGCTTCTTTGGCGGGAAAGAATAGTGGGACGGACAAACCGGTGATTGGGGGAATGATCCATGCACAGGGGATTGACATGGAAAGATTCACCACGGCTTTTCCTGGGGTCACGTTCGAATTCAATGCCTTGGGAACGTATTCACTGGGAAATGCAGGTACGGATGTAGATGCTGTCCTTCGTTTCCACAAAAATGAATTGTCGGAGGATGGAGGCATGCTGTCGGCGGTGATCAAGCTTGATGACTCAGGAATCCTTCTTTCAGACGTGGCATATGAAAGTGAAAACATGTCAGTTGCGTTGGATGGTAGCATCATGCCGGGACAAGGTCACGCCCAGGTAGCGGGAAACATGCAATTCCTTCGTGAAACAGTAATGGAACCGTGGATTTCGTCGTTTGGTTTCTCAAGTGACATCCGGTTCGCGCCGACCTTTGACAACCTTCCTTCCCTGATGGCTACGCTTTTCCAAGGAAATGTACCTGCTGACTCAGTATCCGCCGTGATAAACATCAAGGACGCTGTTTTGTTTTCCCAGGAAATGCTTGGTTCCACGACGCTTTCCCTTTCATATGAAAATCAGATTTTGACCCTGCAAGGCACGGGATTGACGGATAAAACTACGTTCTCACGGATAGAAGGTTCCTATGCTCTTGACGGCGAGGTCATCGATGTCAGTGTAACTCCCGGTACATATCCACTCGGTTTCAAGATGAGAGGGCATTTTGGAGAAGAAATTTCGTTGGAAATAGACGAACTGTCTGCTCCTCTGCGTTTGCTGACATACCTCATGGCAGCCCCTATCCTTGTTTTTCACGATGGAATCGCAACCGGAAAGCTGCTGGTGTACGGACCGAAGGATAACGTGGATGTCTTCGGTCAGTTCACTGCCGATAGGCTGGATCTGACCTCGTTCTGGACTCCCTGGACAAAGGCATCGGCGAAAAACCCTCTCGTCATCCTTTCTGAAGGCACGCTGTCTTCCGGAAAGGTCCCGGTCATCTTCACCAACATGATAACCGGTGAGACAGCAAAAGGATATACAGTGTTTGAAGCGGATTTGGGTTTCCGCGATTATAGCATCCTTCTTGGCGCGGAAGATGCACTTCTTCCTGTATCATTCCCCATACCAGGTCTTGGCTTAGTGATTTCAGGAAACATACGGGGTGCCTTGACTTTCAGCGGCATACCGAACGGTATTGCCATCAGCGGGTCAGGCTTTGTTTCAGATACCACCGTTGACTTTGAACTTCCCGATGATCTTCCGGCATGGTATCTACGTCCGAGCAGGACAAACCTTGATCTTGACCTGATTACTGAAAGGAATGTGTCCTTCAGTTTCCCCAACGCCGATAACCCTATCCTGGAAGCGAACATCCAGCCTGGTCAGAATATCAAGATACATTTGGATGAGATTGCCGATGAGTTTTCTTTGACCGGATCCGCCGATATACGAAGTGGCACGATTTATTATTTCCGCAAAGATTTCTACATTACCGAAGGTACTCTTTCTTTTCCTGAGAGACTGTCCGGAAGCGGAACGGGATTTTCCCCTGTCATAGACCTGAGGGCAAAGATCAGAGAATATGATTCTGACGGGAATGCCGTTGATGTGTTCCTGATACTGGACAAGGCATCCTTGGACAATCTGAACCCCCGTTTCGAGAGCGTGCCGGCCAAAAGTTCCGCGGAGATATTGCAACTGATGGGAGAAAATTTCCTCGGAAGTACGACCGGGGCAGGGGATGCGACTCTTTCCTCAGTTGCCTCACTTGCCGCTGCTGCGACCGATGTCTTCTCACGCATGGGATTTTTCGATATAGGGACTTCATTTGGCTTGAGCCGCTCAATCAAGCAGTCCCTTGGTCTTGACATGTTCTCCATCCGAAGTAATATCGTGCAGAATGTATTCTTTGATGCTCTTTCACTTTCTGGCTATTCTGTCCCGTCAGTGGCAAGTCCCATGGCTCGATATTTTGACGATACATCGCTGTTTTTCGGGAAATTCCTGAGTAACGATCTTTTTCTGCAAGGGACAATACATCTGACGGCGCGGGATCAGTACGAAACAAATGCACGACGCATACGCTTCGTCAATGACGACCTGTGGATTGACACGGAACTTTCACTGGAATGGACGACTCCGCTGGCCACCTTCACGATATTCACACAACCCACCGAGTTGTCGCTATTCGGTATATGGGATACTATAGGTATCAGCGTCACCAAACGTCTGGAATGGTGA
- the bamA gene encoding outer membrane protein assembly factor BamA, with translation MNKKIIPLIMGIFLFLLLPVYAQDDNTSSWWLDRTISGFTSTGLRRVNNSTIEDITYPYIGKKFTNALFQELHDKLYEVNGINYFTASVSPSKINNTEIVINFDFVEFPGVASVEIVGARKIRTSELLQKISVKAGDFIFQQEVSLAVNELTAYYREKGYASAVVTGRTIENEDTNSLQVIFDITEDRQSKVKEITFEGNVALSSRALTKELVTKQKSLFNPGNFREDTLKADTANILAAYSKNGYIDVQVTEIKQEELPQDNSDVRELRLVYVIEEGMQWYLGSVQVVGNEVFTDEQLLSLINMQEGDVLNIQTVNAQLSRIGELYWNNGYIFNNLSISEQRNEETRVIDFTISVVEYQQAIVEDVLINGLTKTKPYVFERELTMSPGDIFSKREMERSAQNLYNTGLLSDVKYDIRYGSQDGQVILDYTIEEGNQIEVQFGATFGGNVDGFPVSGFLMLNNKNLGGTARKLSISTEISPDEQSLEVGLSDGWVGDKRWSNGVSLSFDRSRKTNVPQRAVGGQYYSWETADTARPLGTTTDYNGELPDSQYLMDYVYYRVALGYTTGYTFMFNAGRLTASAGLSVGLNHAQYDDKYDAFEKLIMQYHEGWKFSNRLTLSLTWDGRDLIENTTRGYVISQSFTYAGGLLGGLSNYIRSTSSAAGYLTAFETKGENPVKGVVSLTTTVNLMLPQYWNKEGSGWAFHDPRDGATRYEMLYLDGMSIGRGFQPVFGQSFMWDTMLELTVPVVKNLLSAEVFTSATAISDQQISKISFPELNWYFSGGAGVKLSIPGFPLGLYLVKNATIKDGNSFTWESGQLFNPNNQKGHGLSIVLAITTSLY, from the coding sequence ATGAATAAGAAGATTATCCCCCTGATAATGGGAATATTCCTTTTCCTGCTTTTGCCCGTGTATGCCCAGGATGACAACACATCCTCCTGGTGGCTTGACAGAACCATCTCCGGATTCACCAGTACCGGTCTGCGACGTGTGAATAATTCCACCATCGAGGACATCACGTATCCATACATCGGAAAAAAATTCACCAACGCGCTTTTCCAAGAGCTTCATGACAAACTTTATGAAGTGAATGGAATCAATTATTTCACCGCTTCGGTCTCTCCATCAAAGATAAACAATACCGAGATAGTGATTAATTTTGATTTCGTGGAATTTCCCGGCGTTGCATCTGTTGAAATCGTAGGGGCCCGGAAAATACGAACGAGCGAACTTCTCCAGAAGATATCTGTCAAAGCAGGTGATTTCATATTCCAACAGGAAGTGAGCCTAGCGGTCAACGAACTGACCGCTTACTACCGTGAAAAAGGTTACGCAAGTGCCGTCGTGACCGGCAGAACCATTGAGAACGAAGATACAAACTCCCTACAGGTCATTTTTGACATTACAGAGGACAGACAGAGCAAGGTAAAGGAAATCACTTTTGAAGGCAACGTGGCACTTTCCTCCCGCGCATTGACCAAGGAGCTTGTGACAAAACAGAAGTCACTGTTCAATCCTGGAAATTTCAGGGAGGACACACTCAAGGCTGACACGGCGAATATCCTTGCTGCATACAGTAAAAACGGCTACATCGATGTTCAGGTCACCGAAATCAAACAGGAAGAGCTTCCCCAGGATAATAGTGATGTCCGTGAGCTACGACTGGTTTACGTCATAGAAGAAGGCATGCAATGGTATTTGGGCTCCGTCCAGGTCGTAGGTAATGAAGTATTTACGGACGAGCAGCTTCTTTCATTGATAAACATGCAGGAAGGCGATGTCCTGAACATCCAGACGGTGAACGCCCAGCTTTCCCGAATCGGTGAGCTGTATTGGAACAATGGATATATCTTCAATAACCTGAGCATCTCGGAACAGAGGAACGAGGAGACCCGCGTCATTGATTTCACCATTTCCGTCGTAGAATACCAGCAGGCAATCGTAGAAGACGTACTGATAAACGGACTGACAAAAACAAAGCCTTATGTCTTTGAAAGAGAACTGACAATGTCTCCAGGAGATATCTTCAGTAAGAGGGAGATGGAGCGGAGTGCCCAGAACCTGTACAACACAGGATTGCTTTCAGATGTCAAATATGATATTCGCTACGGCAGCCAGGATGGGCAGGTCATCCTTGACTATACTATTGAGGAAGGCAATCAGATTGAAGTTCAGTTTGGCGCGACTTTCGGTGGTAATGTAGATGGCTTTCCTGTCTCCGGCTTCCTGATGCTCAACAACAAGAATCTTGGCGGTACTGCCAGAAAACTCAGCATTTCCACGGAAATCAGCCCTGACGAACAATCTTTGGAAGTGGGACTGTCTGATGGTTGGGTGGGAGACAAACGCTGGTCAAATGGCGTGTCGCTTTCTTTTGATAGAAGTCGGAAAACCAATGTTCCCCAGCGCGCCGTCGGGGGGCAATACTATAGTTGGGAGACGGCAGACACAGCACGTCCTCTTGGCACGACCACTGACTACAATGGCGAGTTGCCTGATTCCCAATATCTCATGGATTATGTCTATTATCGTGTCGCTTTGGGTTATACCACCGGTTACACGTTCATGTTCAATGCCGGACGGCTTACGGCTTCAGCAGGTTTATCCGTTGGTTTGAACCATGCGCAGTATGATGACAAATATGACGCTTTTGAGAAATTAATCATGCAATATCATGAAGGTTGGAAATTCTCCAACCGGCTGACCTTGTCGCTGACATGGGACGGACGTGATTTGATTGAAAATACTACAAGAGGATATGTCATCTCCCAGTCGTTCACCTACGCAGGTGGTCTGTTAGGCGGTCTTTCAAATTATATCCGTTCTACGTCCAGTGCCGCAGGATATTTGACGGCATTTGAAACAAAGGGAGAAAATCCGGTAAAAGGCGTCGTCAGCCTCACCACGACAGTCAATCTCATGTTGCCCCAATATTGGAACAAGGAGGGGAGCGGCTGGGCTTTCCATGATCCACGCGATGGAGCTACCAGGTATGAGATGCTCTATCTTGACGGAATGTCCATTGGCCGGGGTTTCCAGCCTGTGTTCGGACAATCTTTCATGTGGGATACCATGCTTGAACTCACTGTGCCTGTGGTCAAGAATCTCCTCTCCGCTGAAGTGTTCACAAGCGCAACGGCAATATCCGACCAGCAGATTTCCAAAATAAGCTTCCCTGAACTTAACTGGTATTTTTCTGGAGGTGCTGGAGTCAAGCTCAGCATACCGGGATTCCCGCTGGGACTGTATCTGGTGAAGAACGCGACAATTAAGGATGGTAATTCCTTTACATGGGAAAGTGGTCAGCTCTTTAATCCCAACAACCAAAAAGGACACGGACTATCCATTGTCCTTGCCATCACTACCAGCCTTTATTAG
- the mutS gene encoding DNA mismatch repair protein MutS has translation MMKEQVLKNTPMMQQYLDIKARHVDMILFFRLGDFYEMFMDDAREVSRLLNLTLTQRAGVPMCGIPYHAARNYIKRLLDEGKKIAICEQVEMTSDVKSLARREVVQIITPATVVDDDYLDALSSSYIVCLASVHAGSMPVAVTDISSGEFLLDVLEEDHLPRIRSLIAQYRPKEILVDEDEYFSHSNFAALVDEGQAMVTKLPHGYFSVHDGFTLLCGHLGLANLKAFGIPGDHPSLAAGGAAMRYLMDTARSSLTQITAFRLVTSGGLMQMDEATRRNLEIVVNSQDGTQKFSLFDAVDHTRTAGGTRLLKSWLSAPITDMTELDRRHGWIASFCDDVEELKRVRNELGTVLDAVRLSSRVAMNKAVPHDLVSIKQTISTFFRIVSEKHELYQMLLSYHVSDENLESLLTLMMTIGQAINEDSKGPFEEGAVIKDGYDAVLDELRGFRDHGTDILEEYLAKVKGETGITTLRLSYNKIIGHYLEVSKGQVDKVPANFYRKQTLVNAERYTTDELIACETRILRAVSDAEKRERHVYEAVMEDTRRNMEKILAVGKFLSELDVYQSHATLARERSYIRPEFVMTDVLHITEGRHPVVEKTLRAGTFVSNNLDMEENSGRFCLITGPNMAGKSTYLRQNALIVLLAQSGSFVPATSVRMGLVDRLYCRVGASDNLARGESTFLVEMQEAAHIIRTATPNSLVIMDEIGRGTSTQDGMSIACAIMRRLQEMRTKTLFATHYHELTMLDTSQIQLLTLEVAQKARKIIFMRKVIPGVANSSYGLHVAALAGLPVDVVRNAADFQKKHFADYNMSAPEQLDLFIMDDRQRSGYNDTAVLGGADDDESLPIREIMEELEDFSIDDSTPREALDFVASLKERLRRLKQET, from the coding sequence ATGATGAAAGAACAAGTCCTTAAAAATACTCCGATGATGCAGCAGTATCTTGATATCAAGGCCCGCCACGTAGATATGATCTTGTTCTTCAGGCTTGGCGATTTTTATGAAATGTTCATGGATGACGCCCGTGAGGTTTCCCGTCTTCTTAATCTGACCCTGACCCAGCGCGCGGGAGTCCCTATGTGCGGCATTCCGTACCACGCTGCACGGAATTATATCAAGCGACTGCTCGACGAAGGAAAGAAAATAGCTATCTGCGAGCAGGTGGAGATGACTTCGGATGTCAAGAGCTTGGCGCGACGGGAAGTCGTGCAGATTATTACGCCTGCGACAGTCGTGGACGATGACTATCTTGATGCTCTTTCGTCCAGTTATATAGTGTGCCTGGCATCTGTTCATGCTGGTAGCATGCCTGTCGCCGTAACCGATATTTCGTCAGGAGAGTTTCTCCTGGATGTTTTGGAAGAAGACCATCTTCCTCGGATACGCTCACTGATTGCCCAGTATCGTCCGAAGGAAATCCTGGTTGACGAAGATGAGTATTTCAGCCATTCCAATTTCGCTGCGCTTGTGGATGAAGGACAAGCCATGGTGACAAAGCTCCCTCATGGTTATTTTTCCGTCCATGATGGCTTCACCCTGCTGTGCGGTCACCTTGGACTGGCGAATCTCAAAGCATTCGGAATTCCTGGCGACCATCCATCACTTGCCGCGGGTGGTGCTGCCATGCGGTATCTCATGGATACAGCACGTTCATCCTTGACACAGATTACTGCATTCCGACTTGTTACTTCCGGCGGACTCATGCAGATGGATGAAGCGACCCGACGCAACCTTGAAATAGTCGTAAATAGTCAGGATGGAACTCAGAAGTTTTCTTTGTTCGATGCCGTCGATCATACGAGGACTGCCGGAGGAACCCGCCTGTTGAAATCATGGCTGTCCGCTCCAATCACCGACATGACGGAGCTGGACAGACGACATGGTTGGATTGCATCTTTTTGTGATGACGTGGAAGAATTGAAGCGAGTGAGGAATGAACTGGGTACTGTCCTGGACGCTGTCCGCTTGTCCTCTCGTGTGGCCATGAACAAAGCGGTTCCTCACGATCTTGTTTCCATCAAGCAGACAATCAGTACGTTCTTCCGGATTGTGTCCGAAAAACACGAATTATACCAGATGTTGCTCAGCTACCATGTCAGCGACGAAAACTTGGAATCTTTGCTAACCCTGATGATGACGATTGGACAGGCAATCAATGAGGATAGCAAGGGGCCGTTCGAGGAAGGGGCGGTCATCAAGGATGGATATGATGCCGTACTTGACGAGCTTCGCGGCTTTCGTGACCACGGAACTGATATCCTTGAGGAATATCTGGCAAAAGTGAAAGGAGAAACGGGAATAACGACGCTCCGGTTGTCCTACAACAAGATTATCGGACACTATTTGGAAGTTTCCAAAGGTCAGGTTGACAAAGTTCCCGCGAATTTTTACCGGAAACAGACTTTAGTCAATGCAGAGCGATATACGACTGACGAGCTGATTGCCTGCGAGACACGGATACTTCGTGCCGTAAGCGATGCAGAGAAGCGAGAGCGTCACGTTTATGAAGCGGTGATGGAAGATACGCGCCGTAACATGGAAAAAATCCTTGCCGTCGGTAAGTTTCTTAGTGAACTGGATGTCTATCAGAGCCATGCGACGCTTGCACGGGAACGTTCTTACATACGCCCGGAGTTTGTCATGACAGATGTCCTTCACATCACGGAAGGTCGGCATCCTGTCGTTGAGAAAACCTTGAGGGCTGGTACTTTTGTTTCCAATAACCTGGACATGGAAGAAAATTCCGGACGTTTCTGCCTTATCACCGGGCCAAACATGGCAGGGAAGTCCACGTACCTCAGGCAGAACGCGCTGATTGTTCTTCTTGCACAAAGCGGCAGTTTCGTTCCGGCGACTTCGGTCAGGATGGGACTTGTTGACAGACTGTACTGCCGTGTCGGGGCGTCAGACAACCTTGCCCGCGGAGAATCAACCTTTCTTGTCGAAATGCAGGAAGCCGCCCATATCATCCGGACGGCAACTCCGAATAGCTTAGTCATCATGGATGAGATTGGACGGGGGACTAGCACTCAGGATGGCATGTCCATCGCCTGCGCAATCATGCGGAGGCTTCAGGAAATGCGGACTAAGACATTGTTTGCCACCCATTATCATGAACTGACGATGTTGGATACTTCACAGATACAACTGTTGACGCTTGAGGTCGCGCAAAAGGCTCGGAAAATCATCTTCATGAGGAAGGTGATTCCTGGAGTGGCAAATTCTTCCTATGGGCTTCATGTTGCCGCTCTCGCGGGGCTTCCCGTTGATGTTGTCAGGAATGCCGCTGATTTCCAAAAGAAACATTTCGCCGATTACAACATGTCTGCTCCCGAACAGCTCGACCTGTTCATCATGGATGATAGGCAGCGCAGCGGATACAATGACACAGCCGTCTTAGGCGGTGCCGACGATGACGAGTCTCTTCCAATCAGGGAAATCATGGAGGAACTGGAAGATTTTTCCATTGACGACTCGACTCCACGTGAAGCCCTCGATTTTGTCGCAAGTTTGAAAGAAAGGCTCCGAAGACTGAAACAGGAGACATAG